In the Lujinxingia litoralis genome, one interval contains:
- a CDS encoding serine hydrolase domain-containing protein, which translates to MWQRPTGWLGLLVLVGLSLGPGGPLQAQPTSDATEEQLEATLQAYVDQGHARGVAVWRRDAEGREVRASVGLEQPVAQARWDAGSITKVFTAVLLADLELQGKVQLDAPIAAWLPEGCEPAADVATITFEELATHRSGLPRLAPSGPGMRRPLLRRSDPYAGATPEEIFEALCTLPRGQLATRGEVAYSNFAVALLGQVLARASGSGLSYQELITARVLQPLGLTQSSFAPEGPHQEPGYRANLTRAGAWQMDAYDPAGGLRLTLGDLARFATAGLQADFPPLARTLEPRHSKDGEPLVALGWFLREIARPDGQGNERIWWHNGGTGGYYSFVAFAPESGRAIAFLSNSHQTNDFPLRLLENPAAPPEKPESALFFVIIGLVLPWLAPEAFWRLRRRLTRPPSPAGAREAPRPRGLKALFPTRPAGRLDALTTALEATFYLTLTYQLGAWQVLTLGPWLLALALTLALGVWTVPALAKAPWFGRPGLRGRVMTLVGLGVGVVLVVWVVG; encoded by the coding sequence ATGTGGCAGCGCCCGACCGGGTGGCTGGGCCTCCTGGTGCTGGTTGGCCTGAGTCTGGGGCCGGGCGGGCCGCTCCAGGCCCAACCCACCAGCGACGCCACCGAGGAGCAGCTGGAGGCGACGCTCCAGGCCTACGTCGACCAGGGTCATGCCCGGGGCGTGGCCGTCTGGCGTCGCGACGCCGAGGGCCGAGAGGTCCGCGCGTCGGTGGGCCTGGAGCAGCCGGTGGCGCAGGCGCGCTGGGACGCGGGCTCGATCACCAAGGTGTTCACCGCCGTGCTGCTGGCCGATCTGGAGTTGCAGGGGAAGGTGCAGCTCGACGCGCCGATCGCCGCCTGGCTGCCCGAAGGCTGTGAGCCGGCGGCCGACGTGGCCACGATCACCTTTGAGGAGCTCGCCACCCACCGCTCGGGGCTGCCGCGGCTGGCGCCCTCGGGCCCGGGGATGCGGCGGCCGCTGCTGCGGCGCTCCGACCCTTACGCGGGGGCCACCCCCGAGGAGATCTTTGAGGCCCTCTGCACCCTGCCCCGGGGCCAGCTGGCGACCCGCGGCGAGGTGGCGTACTCCAACTTTGCGGTAGCTCTGTTGGGGCAGGTGCTGGCGCGGGCCAGCGGCAGTGGCCTGAGCTATCAGGAGCTGATCACCGCGCGGGTGCTCCAGCCGCTGGGCTTAACCCAGAGCTCCTTTGCCCCGGAGGGCCCCCACCAGGAGCCCGGGTACCGCGCCAACCTCACCCGGGCCGGCGCCTGGCAGATGGACGCCTACGACCCGGCCGGGGGCCTGCGCCTGACCCTCGGGGATCTGGCCCGCTTTGCCACCGCCGGCCTGCAGGCCGACTTCCCCCCGCTGGCGCGCACCCTGGAGCCGCGCCATTCCAAAGATGGCGAGCCCCTGGTGGCGCTGGGTTGGTTCCTGCGCGAGATCGCGCGCCCCGATGGCCAGGGCAACGAGCGCATCTGGTGGCATAACGGAGGCACCGGCGGCTACTACTCCTTTGTGGCCTTTGCCCCGGAGTCGGGCCGGGCCATCGCCTTTTTGAGCAACTCCCACCAGACCAACGACTTCCCGCTGCGCCTGCTCGAAAACCCGGCCGCCCCCCCCGAAAAGCCCGAGTCGGCGCTCTTCTTTGTCATCATCGGCCTCGTGTTGCCCTGGCTGGCCCCCGAGGCCTTCTGGCGCCTGCGCCGCCGCCTCACACGCCCCCCGTCGCCGGCCGGGGCCCGGGAGGCCCCCCGGCCCCGGGGGCTCAAAGCCCTCTTCCCCACCCGACCAGCTGGCCGCCTCGATGCGCTGACCACGGCCCTGGAAGCCACCTTTTACCTGACGCTGACCTACCAGCTGGGCGCCTGGCAGGTGCTGACCCTGGGCCCCTGGCTCCTGGCCCTGGCGCTGACCCTGGCGCTGGGCGTGTGGACGGTGCCGGCGCTGGCAAAGGCCCCCTGGTTTGGTCGTCCCGGGCTCCGGGGCCGGGTGATGACCCTGGTGGGGCTGGGGGTGGGGGTGGTGTTGGTGGTGTGGGTGGTGGGGTGA
- the cas3g gene encoding type I-G CRISPR-associated helicase/endonuclease Cas3g — protein sequence MGYVDFFQALTGAVPYPYQCALSEGGWPDLVDVPTGLGKTAAIGVAWLYRRSLGEADTPRRLVWCLPMRSLVEQTHAAFSAWVEKAAEHFEQVPTVNMLMGGNQELDWAQEPERDAVIIGTQDMLLSRALMRGYGMSRYAWPMHYAWLHNDALWVFDETQLMGVSVPTSAQLQGFRDRLGTARPTHSIWMSATLSARDLHTVDHRPGDEGWRTHRLGSLDEAHDAVRQRTGATKALHKAPPTLTRDVTKNGEGLEELAAAILDAHIDDSLTLVVLNRVSRAQMLFEELQKVAGDVPVTLLHSRFRAAERGEHARALQAPGGRIIVATQVIEAGVDISARTLFSELAPWPSFVQRVGRCNRYGEFDDARVFWIDLRAENEKDGDVLLPYTFEELNGARTILSSLDDVGPERVRAIDWQPPQTIYPVLRRRDLLELFDTTADLSGNDLDVSRYIREGNDTDVSFFWRALQGEPPHAELPEPRAEELCRVAIGPAKDFATKDKKKSEAWRFDPLGERWVKVTKLAPPRPGEVLLVDSATGGYDPQRGFIGLPKGKFEPVPELRLADEASAVARMNDDPRTYTGAWQSLAEHSADVVAQAEQVAEAFELPERWQRWLLEAARWHDVGKSHPVFQQMLLTPAAGSQEPPADPDILWAKSAHRRGRYQRKYFRHELASALAFLAEHPPGRDTNAVAYMIAAHHGKVRLSLRSLPAEDAPEDGRLFARGVHQGDALPVIPLDEATTLGPFTLDLSPMRLGQGSWLERCLDLRDAPELGPFCLAWLESLLRLADQRASALATQEAR from the coding sequence ATGGGATACGTGGATTTCTTTCAAGCGCTTACAGGTGCGGTGCCCTATCCGTATCAGTGTGCGCTTAGTGAAGGTGGCTGGCCCGACCTGGTGGATGTGCCCACCGGGCTGGGGAAGACGGCCGCGATCGGGGTGGCCTGGCTCTATCGGCGTAGCCTAGGAGAGGCCGATACGCCGCGGCGTCTGGTCTGGTGTTTGCCGATGCGCTCGCTGGTAGAGCAGACTCACGCGGCATTTTCCGCCTGGGTGGAGAAGGCCGCCGAGCATTTTGAGCAGGTGCCCACGGTCAACATGCTGATGGGGGGGAACCAGGAGCTGGACTGGGCCCAGGAGCCTGAGCGCGACGCGGTGATCATCGGCACTCAAGACATGCTCCTCTCCCGGGCGTTGATGCGGGGTTATGGCATGAGCCGCTACGCCTGGCCGATGCACTATGCCTGGCTACATAACGACGCGCTCTGGGTCTTTGATGAGACGCAGCTCATGGGCGTGAGCGTACCCACCAGCGCCCAGCTCCAGGGGTTTCGCGACCGGTTGGGCACGGCCCGGCCCACGCATTCGATCTGGATGAGCGCGACCCTGAGCGCGCGCGACCTGCACACGGTCGACCACCGACCCGGCGACGAGGGCTGGCGAACCCATCGACTGGGCTCCCTCGATGAAGCGCACGACGCTGTACGCCAGCGCACCGGCGCTACCAAGGCTCTGCACAAGGCCCCCCCCACACTAACTCGCGACGTGACTAAAAATGGCGAGGGGCTTGAGGAACTCGCCGCGGCCATTCTCGACGCTCACATCGACGACTCTCTTACCCTGGTGGTGCTCAACCGGGTGTCGCGCGCGCAGATGCTCTTTGAGGAGCTCCAGAAGGTCGCCGGAGACGTGCCAGTGACGCTCTTGCACTCCCGCTTTCGCGCTGCCGAGCGTGGCGAGCACGCCCGGGCGCTTCAGGCTCCAGGGGGGCGTATCATCGTGGCCACCCAGGTGATCGAGGCCGGCGTCGACATCTCGGCGCGCACCCTCTTTAGCGAGCTGGCTCCCTGGCCCTCTTTCGTGCAGCGCGTGGGTCGATGCAACCGCTACGGGGAGTTCGACGATGCCCGCGTCTTCTGGATCGATCTCAGGGCGGAGAACGAAAAAGACGGCGACGTGCTCCTGCCCTACACCTTTGAGGAACTCAACGGCGCCCGCACTATTCTGAGCTCACTCGACGATGTGGGCCCCGAGCGCGTGCGCGCCATCGACTGGCAGCCCCCGCAGACGATTTACCCCGTTCTGCGTCGCCGCGATCTGCTCGAGCTCTTCGACACCACTGCCGATTTGAGTGGCAACGATCTCGATGTGTCGCGCTACATCCGCGAGGGCAACGACACCGACGTGTCTTTCTTCTGGCGAGCTCTCCAGGGGGAACCGCCGCATGCCGAGCTTCCCGAGCCCCGGGCTGAGGAGCTCTGCCGGGTGGCGATCGGGCCGGCGAAGGACTTTGCGACAAAGGATAAGAAGAAGAGCGAAGCCTGGCGTTTCGACCCCCTGGGGGAGCGCTGGGTCAAGGTGACCAAGCTGGCGCCGCCGCGTCCCGGGGAGGTGCTGCTGGTCGACTCGGCCACCGGAGGCTACGACCCGCAGCGCGGATTTATCGGGCTACCAAAGGGCAAGTTTGAGCCGGTGCCCGAGCTTCGCCTGGCGGACGAGGCCTCGGCGGTTGCCCGAATGAATGACGATCCGCGCACCTACACCGGTGCCTGGCAGAGTCTGGCCGAGCATAGCGCCGATGTGGTGGCGCAGGCCGAGCAGGTCGCCGAAGCCTTTGAATTGCCGGAGCGTTGGCAGCGCTGGTTGTTGGAGGCCGCGCGCTGGCATGACGTGGGTAAGTCGCACCCGGTGTTTCAGCAGATGTTGCTTACCCCGGCTGCAGGGAGCCAGGAGCCCCCGGCCGACCCGGACATCCTCTGGGCCAAGTCGGCGCATCGCCGCGGACGCTACCAGCGTAAGTACTTCCGCCATGAGCTGGCCTCGGCGCTGGCCTTTCTGGCCGAGCATCCCCCCGGACGCGACACCAACGCGGTGGCCTACATGATCGCCGCCCACCACGGGAAGGTGCGCCTGAGCCTGCGCTCGCTGCCGGCCGAAGACGCCCCCGAAGACGGGCGCCTCTTTGCCCGCGGGGTGCATCAGGGCGACGCCCTGCCGGTGATCCCGCTGGACGAGGCCACCACCCTGGGGCCCTTCACCCTCGACCTCTCCCCGATGCGTCTGGGGCAGGGCTCCTGGCTGGAGCGCTGCCTCGACCTGCGCGACGCCCCGGAGCTGGGCCCCTTTTGCCTGGCCTGGCTCGAATCCCTGCTTCGCCTGGCCGACCAGCGCGCCAGCGCACTCGCTACTCAGGAGGCCCGATGA
- the cas8g1 gene encoding type I-G CRISPR-associated protein Cas8g1/Csx17, which yields MNPTHTLTLSGCKPSPLAHYLKSLAVLRLVAEQADPLARGYWKDERFHLVSRLTRPELLSFFLNDYQPSPVIAPWNGGSGFSPKDNTDAMEAIMAGASSRHACYRQTIATAKGVRERLGIELKVSSADEKATLLTGCRASLPDEALDWFDAAVVLLDDGPSYPPLLGTGGNDGRLDFTNNYMQRLNDVVDPDSGLPTPMAAAWLEAALYGASVDALGRKQSIGQFFPGAAGGANATQGFDADSLINPWDFVLMLEGALLFAAASSRRLESARGGAMSAPFTVRASGVGYGSSSGADSGDSRGEIWLPLWSQPSTYHELRALFSEGRVTVSQRPAQNGVDFARAVASLGVDRGLVAFERTGFQLRNGLAYFAIPLGRIPVQRNARVDLLNAIDPWLDRFFRQAGAKTAPGRVASAARQLEEAIFELSAQQAGQGGAPLLGLLLALGNAQRALAGSYAWSREQDGLKPLVLKDPRWVLDAYEQSAEFRLAAALASLRGRYGSGGDANKGRQRVFREHLEPVEPTRDGWRWAENHSRDVVWNDARPVESMQAVLKRRLILASQAGCPHWPDTGGRSARLEDVTAFIEGRIDERKFGALVTALSLMESLPALPAPELETWGPDAIYGLLKLCFAGWPVREQHLPIHSAIIYRALSGAPQALSIAARRLRASGLPPAVGAVHASPEQLRRASAALLFPLASRDIDYLARGLLRPAREQAD from the coding sequence ATGAACCCCACGCACACGCTTACGTTGAGCGGCTGCAAGCCCTCCCCGCTGGCCCATTACCTCAAGTCGCTGGCCGTGCTTCGCCTGGTCGCCGAGCAGGCCGACCCTCTGGCCCGCGGCTACTGGAAAGACGAGCGCTTTCATCTGGTCAGCCGCCTGACCCGACCCGAGCTGCTCTCGTTTTTTCTCAATGACTATCAGCCCTCGCCGGTGATCGCGCCGTGGAATGGGGGCAGCGGGTTTAGCCCTAAAGACAACACCGATGCGATGGAAGCGATCATGGCCGGAGCGTCATCGCGCCATGCCTGCTATCGGCAGACGATCGCCACTGCAAAGGGGGTTCGTGAGCGCCTTGGAATTGAACTCAAGGTGTCGTCGGCGGATGAGAAGGCCACACTCCTAACCGGGTGTCGGGCTTCGCTCCCCGATGAGGCGCTCGACTGGTTTGATGCGGCGGTAGTGTTGCTGGATGACGGGCCATCGTATCCGCCCTTGTTGGGAACCGGCGGCAACGATGGTCGTCTGGATTTTACTAATAACTACATGCAGCGTCTCAATGACGTGGTGGACCCTGATAGCGGGCTTCCGACGCCGATGGCCGCTGCCTGGCTAGAGGCGGCGCTTTATGGCGCTTCGGTCGATGCGCTGGGGCGAAAGCAGTCCATCGGACAGTTTTTCCCGGGGGCGGCAGGGGGGGCCAACGCCACGCAGGGGTTTGACGCCGACTCCCTCATCAACCCCTGGGATTTTGTGCTGATGCTCGAGGGAGCGTTGCTCTTTGCCGCGGCATCATCGCGACGTCTGGAGAGCGCGAGGGGAGGGGCGATGAGCGCGCCCTTTACGGTGCGGGCGTCCGGCGTGGGCTACGGCAGCTCCAGTGGTGCCGACAGTGGCGATTCTCGTGGCGAAATCTGGTTGCCCTTGTGGTCGCAGCCGAGCACGTATCACGAGTTGAGGGCGCTGTTTTCGGAGGGGCGAGTGACCGTGAGTCAGCGCCCGGCCCAAAACGGGGTGGACTTTGCGCGTGCAGTCGCCTCGCTGGGGGTGGATCGGGGGCTTGTCGCCTTTGAGCGCACCGGGTTTCAGTTGCGCAACGGTCTGGCCTACTTCGCGATCCCGCTGGGGCGCATCCCCGTGCAGCGAAACGCCCGCGTCGATCTGCTCAACGCCATCGATCCCTGGCTGGATCGTTTCTTTCGGCAGGCCGGGGCGAAGACGGCACCGGGGAGAGTGGCTTCGGCGGCGCGTCAACTCGAAGAAGCGATCTTTGAGCTCAGTGCGCAGCAGGCAGGGCAGGGCGGCGCGCCGCTCCTGGGGCTCTTGCTGGCGTTGGGCAACGCGCAACGCGCGCTGGCGGGAAGCTATGCCTGGAGTAGGGAGCAGGACGGGCTGAAGCCCCTGGTGCTCAAAGACCCGCGCTGGGTGCTTGATGCCTACGAGCAGAGCGCGGAGTTTCGGCTGGCCGCGGCGCTGGCGAGCCTGCGTGGGCGCTATGGTAGCGGGGGCGACGCTAACAAAGGGCGCCAGCGCGTGTTTCGCGAGCATCTGGAGCCGGTGGAGCCCACCAGGGACGGCTGGCGCTGGGCCGAGAACCACAGCCGCGACGTGGTGTGGAACGACGCCCGACCGGTGGAGAGCATGCAGGCGGTGTTGAAGCGCCGGCTGATTCTGGCCAGCCAGGCCGGCTGCCCCCATTGGCCCGACACGGGAGGGCGCAGCGCGCGACTGGAGGACGTCACCGCCTTTATCGAGGGGCGCATCGACGAGCGGAAGTTTGGCGCGTTGGTGACGGCTTTGAGCCTGATGGAAAGCCTCCCGGCGTTGCCCGCGCCGGAGCTAGAAACCTGGGGGCCTGATGCCATCTATGGCCTGCTCAAGCTCTGCTTTGCCGGCTGGCCGGTGCGCGAGCAGCACCTGCCCATTCACAGCGCCATCATCTACCGGGCGCTCTCCGGAGCGCCGCAGGCTCTGAGCATCGCCGCTCGTCGGCTGCGGGCCAGCGGGCTGCCGCCAGCGGTCGGGGCGGTGCACGCCAGCCCCGAGCAGCTGCGCCGAGCCAGCGCCGCGCTCCTCTTTCCGCTGGCCTCCCGCGACATCGATTATCTGGCCCGGGGGCTGCTGCGCCCGGCGCGTGAGCAGGCCGATTAA
- the cas7g gene encoding type I-G CRISPR-associated RAMP protein Csb1/Cas7g produces the protein MYFDALANDPRLLIEADLKPIQGHRFQPTGFPDLGAATYQAPDGTQMLLVESAQSMANRLESTAWDEGAQALVEPLKGLPYVKSIIEGGKETNSLLEAHRLNSPYIVKSDEFDGIKEEIGFDKNSPFDRRKLVHALAKYDVNSLLHGIFLEKVGGTVRLPRAVSGFIEARNVGVAAYGGVKVDRVQPATGENTPYGRANEGYGNVPYHREDYTGEVTAYFNLDLAQIRGYGLGQAGEELLIGLALYKIRRFLREGLRLRTACDFDLKELRVTRPTGYSLPELSQLEEAMPTLIEAASGLFADEPITVVHFKPKKK, from the coding sequence ATGTATTTTGATGCACTCGCCAACGACCCGCGCCTTTTGATCGAAGCCGACCTCAAGCCCATTCAGGGGCATCGCTTTCAGCCTACGGGCTTTCCGGATCTGGGGGCGGCCACCTATCAGGCCCCCGACGGCACTCAGATGCTTCTGGTGGAGTCGGCCCAGAGCATGGCCAACCGTCTGGAGTCCACCGCCTGGGATGAGGGCGCTCAGGCGCTGGTCGAGCCGCTGAAAGGGTTGCCCTACGTGAAGTCCATCATTGAGGGGGGGAAAGAGACCAACTCGCTGCTGGAGGCCCATCGCCTCAACTCCCCTTACATCGTCAAATCCGATGAGTTCGACGGGATCAAAGAGGAGATCGGCTTTGATAAGAACAGCCCCTTTGACCGCCGCAAGCTGGTCCACGCGCTGGCGAAGTACGACGTGAATAGCCTGCTGCACGGCATCTTTTTGGAGAAGGTCGGCGGCACGGTGCGCCTGCCTCGGGCGGTCAGCGGGTTTATTGAGGCGCGCAATGTGGGCGTGGCGGCGTATGGGGGCGTGAAGGTCGATCGTGTGCAGCCGGCCACCGGTGAAAACACCCCCTATGGCAGGGCGAACGAGGGCTATGGCAACGTGCCCTACCACCGAGAAGACTACACCGGAGAGGTCACCGCTTACTTCAACCTCGATCTGGCGCAGATCCGGGGCTACGGGCTGGGGCAGGCCGGCGAAGAGCTCTTGATCGGGCTGGCACTCTATAAGATCCGCCGCTTTTTGCGCGAGGGCCTGCGTCTGCGCACCGCCTGCGACTTTGATCTGAAGGAGCTGCGTGTCACGCGTCCCACCGGCTACAGCCTGCCCGAGCTCAGTCAGCTCGAAGAGGCGATGCCGACGTTGATCGAGGCGGCCTCCGGTCTCTTTGCCGACGAGCCGATCACGGTTGTTCACTTTAAGCCCAAGAAGAAGTGA